Within the Borrelia parkeri genome, the region ATTAATCTCATTTAGAACCTGTTTAAAAAAATCTTTCCCAGGACATTTTACCCATTGTCCACCAAATAGCAAAGATTCTTCTGCAGAAACCTCCCAAGTTGATACAAATCCTCTAAAATAGTCGATTCTAACAATATCCACATATTTACGCAAAAAATCAATACGATTAATCCACCATGCATAATCATCTTTTCTTAAAGCTTTCCAATTATAAGCTGCATTACCCCAAAGATATTTTTTGCTAAACAAGCAATCAGGAGGAACACCTGTTACCTTATCTTTACTTGCATCAAACCTTAATTTAAAATATTTTTGATGCGCCCAAACATCAGCAGAATCATAAGACACAAAAATAGGAATATCACTTACTATTTTAATTCCAGCATTATTAGCATATTTTTTTAAAGCTTTAAATTGTGAAAAAAAGAAATATTGTAAAACTTGTTGAATATTGATCTCAACTTCAAGTGTCTCTCTAAGCTTAGCTAAAGCCTTAGCATCCCTTTTTAAAATTTCTCTACTAAATAAAAGATTAAAAGCCTGTGAAGATTGAAACTTAGAATAGTACTCTTTAAAAGCAACAAAATTTGAAAAATCTAAAAGCCAATAAGCAGCTGATTTTTTAAACTTTTCAAATGCATGAATCTCATCAATTGTTGCCCTGTGCAAAAAATTCAAAGCAGCATTTCTTAAAACAACTTCCTTAGCTTTTAACTTATCATAATCAACATATCTATCTTCCAAGCATTCAAGAGTGCCTAAGTCTATGTCAATAAACCTATCAATAGCATTTAAATCAATATAATTGATATTACCAGCAAATGCAGAACAAGTTGAATAAGGAAACTCCACAAAATTAGGAGGCGAATAAGGCAATATCTGCCAATAACCTTGTGATGAAGCGGCAAGAAAATCTATAAATTTATATGCCCCTTTCCCTAAATCACCAATACCGTATTTAGATGGCAGAGAACTAATATTTAGCAAAATTCCACTTTTTCTTTTCATTTTTTATACCTCAAAACAATTGACTATTTAATTAATATCTTAAAACAAATATCCACATACAATCATTATAACTAAAATGTAAAACTCATAAAGCATTATTCAAAAGATTTAATGAAATATTTTTCAAAAAATATAATCTCAATTATGATATAATTCGTTAAATGAATATTAAAATTGTTATATTACTATTTTTAACAAATACTCTAGCATTTTCATCCGAAATATTAGAATTTAAATACACTAAGGGGACTAAATTCAGAATAGAAACTACAGATAATCAAGAAATTTACCTAAATGAAAGATTTAACTCAAAAACCAAAACTAATATCCAAGTCTCAAGCGAAGTAAAAGATGTAAAAAATAATTTTGCAGATATTAAATCTTACTTTAGAGTGTTAAAAAAAGATAATGAGAGCGACGTTTACTTACTTAAAGAAGAATTTGAAGGAAATTTTAGCATAAACAAACAAGGAGAATATAAAATTAATAATGCTCAAAAAAGACCTTCTGTTAGAGGCATCCCAAGATTCCCAAAAACACCCATAAAAGTAAATGAAAGTTGGACATATCCAGCAGAAGAATATATTCAAGCATCTGAGATTTCACAAGAAATAAAAGATTTTGTTATAAAATTTGATGTAAATTATGTGTACAAAGGCAAAGAAAAAATAGATGGCAAATACTACGACATAATTCTCTCAAATTATAAATCTAAATATAACGTAAAAAACATATTATTCTCTCAAAAGGTTAACCAAATAATTTATTTCGACTCAAAATTAGGAAACATATATAAATATAACGATACATATGAATTTCAAATGCAAAATGACAACAATAATATCAAAATGACTGGAAACTCATTTGGGAAAATAATCTCTATTGAACTACCAAATGACAACATAATAGAGCATGAAATTAAAGAATATATTAGCACAAAACAGATAGACTCTATTAACATAGAGAAAAACAAAAATGGCATTAAATTAAGCTTAGATATTGAATTCTACCCTGATTCTTTCCAAATCATTAACAAAGAATATAACAAACTAAAACACATAGCCAATTTATTAGAAAAGTTTAAAGACAACAATATTCTAATAGAAGGACATACAGCAAAGTTTGGAACAGAACAAGAAATGCAAGAATTGTCTGAAAAAAGAGCTCATTCAATTGGAAACTATTTATTAAAAATGAAAGTAAAGAACAAAAACCAAATATTTTTTAAAGGATGGGGTGCTAAAAAACCTAAGTATGCAAACTCATCTCCTTTAGCATCAAAAAATCGAAGAGTAGAAATTACAATTCTAAACAATTAAATATTAAATTGATCGCTTGCTCTTTTTTTCTTTTTTAGTCTGACAAATTATACATAAAAATGCATAAG harbors:
- the malQ gene encoding 4-alpha-glucanotransferase, coding for MKRKSGILLNISSLPSKYGIGDLGKGAYKFIDFLAASSQGYWQILPYSPPNFVEFPYSTCSAFAGNINYIDLNAIDRFIDIDLGTLECLEDRYVDYDKLKAKEVVLRNAALNFLHRATIDEIHAFEKFKKSAAYWLLDFSNFVAFKEYYSKFQSSQAFNLLFSREILKRDAKALAKLRETLEVEINIQQVLQYFFFSQFKALKKYANNAGIKIVSDIPIFVSYDSADVWAHQKYFKLRFDASKDKVTGVPPDCLFSKKYLWGNAAYNWKALRKDDYAWWINRIDFLRKYVDIVRIDYFRGFVSTWEVSAEESLLFGGQWVKCPGKDFFKQVLNEINDLEIWVEDLVKDRGDTFRLRDYFGFPGTKMMQCAFDFDSTNIYLPHNYIKNCVVYTGTHESNTIRGFINSVDNEHKKYIFDYFNTSENAIVWDMIRGAMASVAKSVIIPMKDYLDLVADFSINMSDAMLNNFRILSDDLSDDLSKKISDITKLYGRT
- a CDS encoding OmpA family protein, yielding MNIKIVILLFLTNTLAFSSEILEFKYTKGTKFRIETTDNQEIYLNERFNSKTKTNIQVSSEVKDVKNNFADIKSYFRVLKKDNESDVYLLKEEFEGNFSINKQGEYKINNAQKRPSVRGIPRFPKTPIKVNESWTYPAEEYIQASEISQEIKDFVIKFDVNYVYKGKEKIDGKYYDIILSNYKSKYNVKNILFSQKVNQIIYFDSKLGNIYKYNDTYEFQMQNDNNNIKMTGNSFGKIISIELPNDNIIEHEIKEYISTKQIDSINIEKNKNGIKLSLDIEFYPDSFQIINKEYNKLKHIANLLEKFKDNNILIEGHTAKFGTEQEMQELSEKRAHSIGNYLLKMKVKNKNQIFFKGWGAKKPKYANSSPLASKNRRVEITILNN